AGTTGGTGAGTGAAAACTACTAAATGTCTGTGGTTGAATGCTTAAGAACTCCTATTGGGATAAAAGTACTGAAAATTCTGAATGGATGAATTACGAATGGATGAATGGTTTGATCTTTTATCATCTCTGGTTTCATTTTGTAATCAAATTTATGTCATTATGGTCTGATTTGATAAATCAACTGTCAATAAGCTAATAAAGCTAATCAAATTGACTTTCAGAGTTTAATTCTGTTATGTTTCATTATCAGTCAAAAGGAAagaaatctatctatctatctatctatctatctatctatctatctatctatctatctatctaagttttatatgtttttgaGTGCACAGTGCTGTAATCCAGTGTGAAAGACTAGCTTGTGATATTTTGGTAGCATTCATCATCATCCCTGCCTAAACACATCACAAGTGGTCAGCTTCCACAATGAAAATTAAACAGATCATTCAGCTACAGTTCatcacaaacaaaactaaacacaAAGCTGTAGTCCAGGCAGTTTTAGAGAGTCCCTGACACCGAAGCCTGAGCTGTGCATTCACCATAGCACTAGCAATAGAGTATCATGAACAGACCTGTTTATTTGTGCTAAAGAACATCTTCCTTTTCTATATGACAGCTACACAAACAGTGACCAAATATCCTGATGGATGTTTTAGCATCACAATATCAACCTGCCTAAAGGTCTATAAAGAAGGAATATGATCTAGGCTCATCATTTTGCCAAAAAATATTCTGCTCAGTGCTTATGTAGGGAAATAATtgaagaaatgcaaaaaagaaaaaataggcaTTTTTGTGTCCATTCTATAGCAAGATGTCATTCTCTTTTTATAAGCTTCAGTCTAATCAGTCTTTGCTGATTCTAAAAGCCCAGTCTTTTCTACTCACCATGCCTTTAGTTCAGGCACAACTGAGCACAATCattgaaaaaacacagaaacgaAGGTTGTAATCAGATAAAGCAAGGTTTATTTCCTTCTCCAGTCTTTGGCTGCACCAGAAGAGAGCATGCGTCATTTCTTCTCACAAGGCAGGGCAAAAgggcagagggaaaaaaatgcagagCTCCACCCCTTTTACACGGATATACAGAATACAGGAAGAAGCAACTCAAAATCAGCACCTAAAACTGCTTGTGTTAATGTActttcaaaagaaaataaggAAGAAAATCCACTCAATAGGCTGTTTATTtgtaccaaggaggttttacTGGCAACTTAAAGTACTGAACCTGAGCACTAGCTAAACAAACAGGACTGGGTctttgaaagtgaaagtaagTTGGTCCTCCGAGAGTTCATACAGGAAAAAGACGACCAGGAACACAGAGAACCtcagaagaaaacaagagaatgGCTACCAACTCGTCTGAGGCAGATTGCACCTGCCCCGTGTGCTGTGACATTTTTAGGAATCCTGTTGTCTTGTTGTGCGgtcacagcttctgtaaagtcTGTCTTCAGGAATGGTGGAGACAGAGTGGGGTCCAGACATGTCCAGTCTGTAAGGAAATGTTTCCAATGCGTCAACCGCCCCGCAATCTGGCTTTGAAAAACCTGTCTGACACCTTgagacaagagaggagtcaGAGAGCTTCATCAGGATCTGAGcagctctgcagtctgcacagtgagaaactcaagctcttctgtcaGGACGACCAACAGCCCATCTGTGTCGTCTGTAGGGATGCAAAGAAACATAAGCAACATAACTGCGTACCCATCAATGAAGCTGCAGAAGACCATAAGGTGAGGCACATACAGGTGAAAATGGAAAGTTCAAAAGAgagggtttggtttggtttggtttggttttgccAGTTTTTCTGATTTTATAAATTATTCTTCATATTGCACATagcaaaaaagcaaatgtcTTATTCAACTGATCCATACTGTATAATTAATGTGTGCATATACTGTCATTTGCAGACCAAACTTAAGATCCCACTGATGCACTTAAAAACCAAACTGGGGACATTTAAGTCGGAAAAACTCAAGTGTGATAAAATGGCCCAGCACATCAAGGTAAGTCACAGTCATAATAGTTATAGATGCAGTCAGCCAAATTTTGTGTTGCCCATTTTTGTGAAAAACGGTGTCAACTCCACGGCACTTTAGAAATATAACTaatcagttttgtttgtttgttttacagaaAGCAGGCAGTTATCCAATTCAATTCTACTTTGGATAGAGTTGACAACATACCAACAATTGTTATCGATGTTAAAGCTACAATAGCTGCTATTGGATCACTGTATGATTACTAAATTATAAAGTGTTGAATAGTGAGTTTCAGCTGATCTTCAACTCACTCTTCTCAGCTCCAGGCccagcagacagagaagaggataAAAGAGGAGTTTCAGAAGTTTTACCAGTTCCTGCGAGCAGAGGAGGCCGCTAGGATTGATGCACTGAGGAAAGAGGCGACAACCAAGAGTCAGGCGATGATGATCAGGATTGTGAATTTGACCGCAGAGATCTCCTCACTCACAGACAAGATCAAAGTTGTAAACAAGGAGATGAAAGCTGAAGACATCTCATTCATGCTTGTAATCACATTTATGATACATGTTAAATGTTCAATATTCAGCTAAAATTGGAATAATAATCTGACCAAATGAGAGGTATTAACTTGTggacttgttttctttttatttcacagAATGTCAAGTCCACTTTGGAGAGGTAAGttcactttctgtgtgtctcATCCTCTGTCTGAGATCAGAACCGCTCCAGATCTGTGACTACCTAATATTCCTGCAGATCCCAGTGCAAACTGCCAGATCCAGAGACTCCATCAGGAGCCCTGATCAacgaggccaaacacctggggAACCTGCTGTTCACAGTCTGGGGGAAGATGAAGGGGATAATCCAatacagtaagcaatgcattgttgtttttcactgccCATGTTTGTGGTATTTAAATCTGCAACAGTATTTACAGGTAACTAATTAACTTTATCACTGTAATGATCAGCTCAGTTAACTTTCTCCATTGtatcttcatttttttccatccaGCTCCTGTCATTCTGGACCCCAATACTGGCTCCACACAACTGACTATATCAGAGGATTTGACTCGTGTGACACAAAGTGAGAGAGCTCAGCAACTCCCCAACAACCCAGAGAGACTTAACGGGATTGTCCTTGGTTCTGAAGGCTTTAGCTCTGGGAAACACAGCTGGGACGTGGAGGTGGGCGGGTATTGGGATGTTGGTGTGACTACAACCAAACGTCATGCTCGTGCGAAGAAGTGGGGCATCTACATCTGTGCTTGCATGGGATATCTTTATGAATATATCACAGAGAATCATATAAAACTCATATCTGAAGATTCCTTCCCGAAAAAGATCAGAGTTCATCTAGATTATGACCAAGGAAAGCTGTCATTTTTTGACCTTGATAGGAAAACATATGTACGCATCATCATGCACGAATTCACAGAGCCAGTCTTTCcatatttttgtgaaaatgcGAAAATCCTTCCAGGTGAATTCTCACTGATGACAAGACAACCCAGATGAACCTTTTACATCTCTTGAGTCACAGAAACTGCATTACTGCAGTGTTAAAACAAGATGTGGCCTTGAAACCAGCACTTTTTTTTGATCCTATGAAATATGATATTCAACCTGTAATTTTACATAACCTACCGTATTTTAGCAATTGACTTAATATCTTGTGCTTGTCACCATTGTAATCACTGCAGTGtttatttgaattattttgtttcttttcagttTAGTGTAAGTGTTATCagattaattttctttttttttcaggtttttccaTAATCTAGTTTTTGATCATCCTAAATAACCAAAACAAAATTGCATCTTGAATCAGTGATCCCACAGTACAGAAAACATAACATTATTTGGGTCAGTCTGCTTTTTCATAATTTGGTATATGTGTTAGAAGCATGATTTTCAGGCTGGTGGATGGAAAACAGAAGTTAGTGAGTGAAAACTCTACTAAATGTCTGTGGTTGAATGCTTAAGAACTCCTATTGGGATAAAAGTACTGAGAATTCTGAATGGATGAATATGTTAAAGGTTTGATTTTTTATCGTTTATGGTTTCATTTTGTAATCAATCATCATTTATGTCATTATGATCTGATTTGATATATCAGCTGTCAATAAACTACTAAAGCTAATTAAATTGACTTGCTGTGTTTAATTATGTACATAATTCATTATCAGactaataaaactaataaaactGACTTTCATGGTTTAATAATGTACATGTTTCATTATCAgttgaaaggaaaacatgacaaaacacaCTGGAAAAACAATGCTAAAAAGAGATGTTGATACATTGAATAGCCCTATTTACATCCAGCATCAAAGAACTGCCACTTAGAACTGCTCAGATACACTTTGATGTCCTTTTGCATCTCTGAGACATGTAGCTACGTCCTGTCAAATGTATTCTGTGTGATTTGTCTTCAAGTTCAAGTTGGTCTTCAAGTACATAGATTAGTCATTTCTTGTATGAATACATAGACATTTTGAGACTTGAAGTTGCTCTTTGCTTAACTTTGACCGTtgagcaatgaaaaaaatagtaatagcTAGTATTTAGTGTGCTATGGTGCATATAGTTTTATGGATCCATATATTTATGTGGAAATCCTGGGTAGCTGGAGTAACATAGCTCTGCTGATGTGGTTTGCTGATTGTGGTTGAGAATAAATTGTAAGCAagcttttaaaaaacaaaatgcagctCTCATCCCTGTCCAAATGGCTTCATGAAGAATCTCCAGTATTCCCACAATGCCCTGGTGTGGCTGATGTGTGtgcccatacatacacaaacacacatagcaCAAGGGTGAGTCACCATGAGGCAACGCTCCTGGTAAAATCACTAGCATACTggcatctccctctctctctctctctctctctctccctctctctctaacacccagacacactcacacatgagTCCGAATCCCCATACTGATACTGAATCTCAGTGGTATTACAGCTGGAATGCCTGCTATGTTTTTTCAACTaatgaaagaatgaagaaaaacaaacagtgggGCCAAattaaaagaggaaaagagtgagagaagaaaacacgctgagggagaaaaggaattagagggagagagggacattCAGGCATCTCTTATTCCACATGTATCCTCTGCATGTTGTACATAATGGGTGTTTCTGAATCCAGTTTTCCCAGGGCTAATGAAGGTTGGAGATTAGAAACTGACTGACACAACATCTGTTCAAATTTAGTCTTAAGTAGATAATTTTTTTATCCTGATTACCCAATTTAAATCCCAAACTTTAAAAGTCTGTCCTTAGTGCATATATGCAAATCTAGATATAGTGACAGTTTCAGAGATATCCATTTTGGAGGAATTTTGCTACCTGCGATTctattttaaaaacagattattTCCTCAAAAATATTTTCTAAGCATGATTCCCAAAGTTAGAAGTAATCCCTCTATGTGCTTTACTTtaatgccagcaatcattttgtatgtATAGGAGTAAAAATTCCtcattttcctcattttctttttacttctTCAGTTACAAGCGTTATTATTCCTGTATAAACCATTCCTTCAGCTCAAAGGAATTACAGCAAGCCAGCATtgcacaaacttttttttatttcaaaatcccTTTTGAATGATCAATCACTCCCTGTTGACCAAAGAGCACCAAGCAGCCACAGAGTAGAATACGTCAGATGTTATTTTACTGAACGTCCCATTTTTCTACTGCCCCGTTGAAATAAACACATTCATCTAAGGCATTTCAAAGCACCGGGCATTGTTTTTGTAACTGCCTTAAAACTCCGTGGAAATTAGTTTTGTCCCAAAACAGTACAAAGTGAATCCATCACATTTGGCAGCACTGTTTTTACTTtcatgataaaaaaagaaaaatgtgtgtgtgtgtttgtgtgtacatgggtTCATGTTAATTTGTGTGTTGAACATGTCGGTACTTTATAAGAGTAAAATATGTGTCACCCATAAATCACAAGCC
This genomic stretch from Centroberyx gerrardi isolate f3 chromosome 18, fCenGer3.hap1.cur.20231027, whole genome shotgun sequence harbors:
- the LOC139924941 gene encoding zinc-binding protein A33-like, with amino-acid sequence MATNSSEADCTCPVCCDIFRNPVVLLCGHSFCKVCLQEWWRQSGVQTCPVCKEMFPMRQPPRNLALKNLSDTLRQERSQRASSGSEQLCSLHSEKLKLFCQDDQQPICVVCRDAKKHKQHNCVPINEAAEDHKTKLKIPLMHLKTKLGTFKSEKLKCDKMAQHIKLQAQQTEKRIKEEFQKFYQFLRAEEAARIDALRKEATTKSQAMMIRIVNLTAEISSLTDKIKVVNKEMKAEDISFMLNVKSTLERSQCKLPDPETPSGALINEAKHLGNLLFTVWGKMKGIIQYTPVILDPNTGSTQLTISEDLTRVTQSERAQQLPNNPERLNGIVLGSEGFSSGKHSWDVEVGGYWDVGVTTTKRHARAKKWGIYICACMGYLYEYITENHIKLISEDSFPKKIRVHLDYDQGKLSFFDLDRKTYVRIIMHEFTEPVFPYFCENAKILPGEFSLMTRQPR